One Candida dubliniensis CD36 chromosome 1, complete sequence genomic region harbors:
- a CDS encoding conserved hypothetical protein (Similar to C. albicans MMT1): protein MNYHFSSVTSPSLSRYLYYRSSTNTVSYWTLSQFHIRLKLTTRPNCTRTALISRHFYSTFSIFQRTMSTSNNQLSKETPPPPSGQDSHSHVHSHSHDSEHLHSHSAAGMLHHHKHSMHEPNELLAGGASAIKTNPAVRITWIGLLVNVTLAISKGVGGVYFHSQALVADAIHSVSDMLADFLTLATVNVAAKVGTATKFPLGYGKLETVGAFSVSAILLFAGISVGWSSLLQIFEFVLPTHLYEIASHIHIGHDHSHSHSHVQAQPDAHSHGHIDPSNITTHREIPNINAAWLAGGSIIAKELLYRKTMKVAIQTNSKVLVANAWHHRVDSLTAVVALFTVAGGVLFNVAWLDSIGGIGVSILIIKAGYDSLREAWNELIDRGERPGSELYNKIEGIINNELQMNNELKQFKLNQLSVLSSGANTNIHINLSTTNQNLNLKTLNQYEKRLSDLIRQDDRFVRNIFVKFEQVEEEQEKVKTQEEEEEINGSNDVHSHKH, encoded by the coding sequence atgaattatcatttttcGTCAGTGACTTCACCAAGCCTAAGTCgttatttatattatagaTCTTCTACCAACACAGTGCTGTATTGGACTTTATCTCAATTTCATATTAGGCTTAAACTTACCACTCGTCCAAACTGTACGAGAACTGCATTAATATCGCGTCATTTTTattcaacattttcaatttttcaacgaACAATGTCAACTTCAAACAACCAATTGTCCAAAGAAACCCCTCCACCGCCATCTGGTCAGGATTCCCATAGTCATGTACATAGTCATAGTCATGATTCAGAACATTTACACTCGCATTCTGCAGCAGGTATGCTCCATCATCACAAGCACTCCATGCATGAGCCAAATGAACTTTTAGCTGGAGGTGCTTCTGCAATTAAAACTAATCCAGCCGTGAGAATTACCTGGATTGGGTTGTTAGTCAATGTCACATTGGCAATTTCCAAAGGTGTTGGTGGTGTTTACTTTCATTCACAAGCGCTTGTGGCAGATGCAATCCACTCTGTGAGTGATATGCTTGCTGATTTTTTAACGTTGGCCACCGTCAATGTAGCTGCTAAAGTTGGAACTGCAACCAAGTTTCCTTTAGGTTACGGTAAACTTGAAACAGTCGGTGCATTTCTGGTGAGTGCTATTCTTTTATTTGCTGGTATTTCAGTTGGATGGTCGTCATTGttacaaatttttgaatttgtcTTACCAACTCATCTTTATGAGATAGCTTCACACATTCATATTGGTCATGATCATTCCCATTCCCATTCTCATGTTCAAGCCCAACCTGATGCCCATTCTCATGGTCACATTGACCCTTCAAATATAACTACACATCGAGAAATTCCTAACATAAATGCTGCTTGGTTGGCTGGTGGGTCAATTATTGCCAAAGAACTCTTGTATCGTAAAACAATGAAAGTTGCAATTCAAACCAACTCAAAAGTGTTAGTGGCAAATGCTTGGCATCATAGAGTTGATTCCTTGACTGCTGTTGTTGCCTTGTTTACTGTTGCTGGTGGAGTTTTATTTAATGTTGCTTGGTTGGATTCAATTGGTGGTATTGGTGTTTctatattgattattaaagCTGGTTACGATTCGTTAAGAGAAGCTTggaatgaattgattgaccGTGGTGAAAGACCCGGATCTGAATTATACAACAAAATTGAAggaatcattaataatgaattacaaatgaataatgaattgaaacaattcaaattaaaCCAATTATCGGTGTTGTCTTCTGGTGCTAATACTAATATTCATATAAATCTTTCTACTACAAACCAGAATcttaatttgaaaacattaAATCAATACGAAAAAAGATTATCTGATTTGATTAGACAAGATGATAGATTTGTGAGAAACATTTTTGTTAAATTTGAACaagttgaagaagaacaagagaAAGTAAAAActcaagaagaagaagaagaaatcaatGGTTCCAATGATGTACATAGTCATAAGCATTAA
- a CDS encoding conserved hypothetical protein (Similar to C. albicans WRY7), with protein MLAWLRYRIKSYNTTSTTTASASSLLSSAMFRKWYKQGTKLNFTLLILCLLLTFSVFFNYFYLADNYGFDINTEDQEKIFNDRKVVIFPNNFEITDKNLVEYYLKTLEEPLHPQDTIYRNRFTYKVPDVTYKSQSINLFSGLSQNSQSSQCEELSSVYNIDVSGPQNKNCDLYKVLGKFLNDNSEYFQEVSPLFPNLKELLTKKQIEKHWYQLIGSSVWLEQYGVHLMTSRIFYSSTGDKVKPVVSLTYVQAFDHDWREIENVELIVPDGEGKYKPKTYPTFLPMSVYHNEKQQQGRFYGVEDPRITLVRNKLGYDEPIIVYNSHHRKITNAKSDNDGESNIHFKAYRSIFMAWLWQNQKGKTNVEEIVNGKVKNRVYVKSKELIKPNNKREDKEKNWAPFINYQQRMKQGFDSHIYFIYQFQDLKILKCSILDDEDCVWEYQFNDKNGAGRLRGGTELVNINRLLTTFDHPEVNRVKNLMPENREIWIGVARAALEKCGCGDKMYRPNIVVLIKDGDNEYRLSHVSPFVELGIPILPWWSDKGICDGKNLIIPNGISSWHLNKNEDNSIQDYLTLSISRADATVDLIHIKGLLKSLLFEDPNSKLLEVNDYGFNNKNIECAVKSSEVFCKKYGEEHKKNKEENKAKGKGSSN; from the coding sequence ATGTTGGCTTGGCTTAGATATCGTATTAAATCTTATAATACtactagtactactactgcCAGTGCTTcctcattattatcatcagcCATGTTTAGAAAATGGTACAAACAAGGAACAAAGTTAAACTTTACGTTACTTATCCTTTGTCTACTTTTAACATTTTCAgttttcttcaattatttttactTGGCTGATAATTATGGGTTTGATATTAATACTGAAGATCAAGAAAAGATCTTCAATGATAGAAAAGTTGTTATTTTCCCTAACAACTTTGAAATTACTGACAAAAACTTAGTTGAATATTATCTCAAAACTCTTGAAGAACCTTTACATCCACAAGATACAATTTATAGAAACCGATTCACTTACAAAGTACCCGACGTCACCTATAAAAGTCAATCTATCAATCTATTTAGTGGTCTTTCTCAGAATAGTCAATCTTCCCAATGTGAAGAATTATCTTCAGTTTATAATATTGACGTTAGTGGACctcaaaacaaaaattgtGATTTATATAAAGTTTTAGGgaaatttttgaatgaCAATAGTGAATATTTCCAAGAAGTTTCACCACTTTTCCCcaatttgaaagaattacTAACCAAAAAACAGATTGAAAAACATTGgtatcaattaattggaTCCTCAGTTTGGTTGGAACAATATGGAGTTCATTTGATGACTTCAAGGATATTCTATTCGAGTACGGGGGATAAAGTGAAACCAGTGGTTTCATTAACTTATGTACAAGCATTTGATCATGATTGGcgtgaaattgaaaatgtcGAGTTAATTGTTCCTGATGGTGAAGGTAAATACAAACCAAAAACTTATCCCACATTTTTACCAATGTCAGTTTACCACAATgaaaagcaacaacaaggTAGATTTTATGGTGTGGAAGATCCTAGAATAACATTAGTGAGAAATAAACTTGGTTATGATGAACcaataattgtttataattCACATCATCGGAAAATTACTAATGCCAAATCTGATAATGATGGTGAAAGTAATATTCACTTCAAAGCGTATCGATCAATATTTATGGCATGGTTATGGCAAAATCAAAAGGGGAAAACCAATGTTGAAGAAATAGTAAATGGGAAAGTGAAAAATCGGGTTTATGTCAAGAGTAAGGAATTAATAAAacctaataataaaagagAAGACAAGGAGAAAAATTGGGCtccatttattaattatcaacaaagaATGAAACAAGGTTTTGATTCgcatatatattttatatatcaattccaagatttgaaaatctTAAAGTGTTCAATTTTGGATGATGAGGATTGTGTTTGGGAATACCAATTTAATGACAAAAATGGTGCTGGTAGATTACGTGGTGGTACTGAATTGGTCAATATAAATCGATTGTTAACTACGTTTGACCATCCAGAAGTTAACCGTGTCAAAAATTTGATGCCAGAAAATCGAGAAATTTGGATTGGGGTGGCTAGAGCAGCATTAGAGAAATGTGGTTGTGGAGATAAAATGTATCGTCCAAACATTGTAGTTTTAATCAAAGATGGTGATAATGAATATAGATTGTCTCATGTTTCTccatttgttgaattagGAATTCCTATTTTACCATGGTGGTCGGATAAGGGGATCTGTGATGggaagaatttgattattcCTAATGGTATTTCATCGTGGCATTTGAATAAGAATGAAGATAATTCTATTCAAGATTATTTGACTCTTAGTATATCTAGAGCTGATGCAACCGTTGATCTTATTCATATCAAGGGATTATTAAagtcattattatttgaagatCCAAATCTGAAATTACTAGAGGTGAATGATTATGGATTTAATAACAAGAACATTGAATGTGCCGTGAAATCTTCAGAAGTATTTTGTAAAAAATATGGGGAAGAGCataagaaaaataaagagGAAAATAAAGCAAAAGGGAAAGGGTCCTCTAATTAA
- a CDS encoding haemolysis-ralated integral membrane protein, putative: MQNSNISLRQRQKSDNSQTSTVLETTPLQKRLHYYHELDEWQQDNHFIKSGYVKQTNSYKECFKSLTYLHNESVNIYSHLLPSSISFWVILYYINYILPKYDNYLGIWEKLNFLQFGLACTFCMFMSSTFHCIKAHSHPVSKFGNQLDYFGIVILITCSLISIIVFAYYDYPWYRNIFVALSLFFGTVCTVLTLDQKFSSNEYRPFRSFMFILFGLSGVLPIVNSMYMFGFEITRQKAGVEWLILEGVFYIGGAVLYAARVPERFTHVEDDEHTLLNNPSSGMFDIFGHSHQIFHVMVVIAAFCHWKGLVQSYHYLHLHTLPNL, translated from the coding sequence ATGCAAAATTCAAACATTTCATTAAGACAACGACAAAAACTGGATAATAGTCAAACTTCAACCGTGTTAGAAACAACTCCATTACAGAAACGAttacattattatcatGAACTTGATGAATGGCAACAAGATAAtcattttattaaatcagGTTATGTCAAACAAACTAATTCCTATAAAGAAtgttttaaatcattaacttATCTACATAATGAATCAGTCAATATTTATTCTCATTTATTACCTCTGAGTATATCATTTTGggttatattatattacatcaattatatattaCCTAAATATGATAATTATCTTGGAATTTGggaaaaattaaattttcttcaatttggTTTAGCATGTACATTTTGTATGTTTATGTCATCGACTTTCCATTGTATAAAAGCCCATTCTCATCCTGTGTCAAAATTTGGTAATCAATTAGATTATTTCGGGATTGTGATTCTAATCACTTgttcattaatttcaattatagTTTTCGCTTATTATGATTATCCTTGGTATAGAAATATTTTCGTTGcgttatcattatttttcgGGACAGTATGTACTGTTTTAACATTGGATCagaaattttcatcaaacGAATATCGTCCATTTAGATCATTTATGTTTATACTTTTTGGATTGTCTGGAGTATTGCCTATTGTTAATTCAATGTATATGTTTGGGTTTGAAATCACAAGACAAAAAGCAGGTGTTGAATGGTTGATTTTAGAAGGAGTATTTTATATTGGTGGAGCAGTATTATATGCTGCTAGAGTTCCTGAAAGATTCACTCatgttgaagatgatgaacatacattattaaataatccaCTGAGCGGCATGTTTGACATTTTTGGTCATTCACACCAAATCTTTCATGTTATGGTAGTGATTGCTGCTTTTTGTCATTGGAAGGGGTTAGTCCAATCTTATCATTATTTGCATTTACACACATTACCCAATTTATAA
- a CDS encoding spliceosomal U2AF small subunit, putative (Similar to C. albicans UAF22), which translates to MDTTEQIYQSQSQNRNQTRLKSTVLCSFYTRIGACRHGEKCTKKHLRPTSTKTILIPNLYQNPRFDLEEYLKPNKKHHSAKKRKTENKKDGEADAKIKHEPRDDVKDNEEVIAVDEDNKKLNEIKKKISEALIDKDKEKDIEGESKITQQDKHDESSKEEQSELEKEELAHQDTTPEVPNHSQEKTCINQEKHSHDESHPVLTDEQIRKDFDLFYQDIFVHIAKLGQINDMAVCENENHLSGHVYVKFNDYEDAYNANLQLNQEWYNGRPIYSELSPVNSISDAHCSAWDHGHCNRGATCNYLHVKQPTQGMKKSLYDSQSKSYTLKRLEMLKKQVPGEIISGAGSNMANGNEVNVNNISIRSTTAFLEHLF; encoded by the coding sequence ATGGATACAACTGAACAAATATATCAATCTCAATCTCAAAATCGAAATCAGACTCGACTAAAGTCAACTGTTTTGTGTTCCTTTTATACGAGAATTGGTGCTTGTCGGCATGGCGAAAAATGCACCAAAAAGCATTTGAGACCAACAAGTACGAAAACTATATTAATTCCCAACCTTTATCAAAATCCACGATTTGATCTAGAAGAATATTTAAAACCGAATAAAAAACATCATCTGGCCAAGAAACGGAAAACTgagaacaaaaaagatgGTGAAGCTGATGCAAAGATCAAACATGAGCCAAGAGATGATGTTAAGGATAACGAGGAGGTGATTGCTGTTGATGAAGACAATAAGAAACTTAATgaaataaagaagaaaatttcTGAAGCATTGATagataaagataaagaaaaggaCATTGAAGGAGAATCCAAAATTACTCAGCAAGACAAACATGATGAATCAAGTAAAGAGGAACAAAGCGAACTTGAGAAGGAAGAATTGGCACACCAAGATACAACACCAGAAGTGCCGAATCACAGCCAGGAGAAGACATGCATCAACCAAGAAAAACATAGTCATGATGAAAGCCATCCTGTCCTCACCGACGAACAGATTCGGaaagattttgatttattttacCAAGATATATTTGTTCATATTGCTAAATTAGGCCAGATCAATGATATGGCTGTGtgtgaaaatgaaaaccaTCTATCTGGTCATGTGTACGTCAAGTTCAATGATTATGAGGATGCATATAACGCAAACTTGCAATTGAATCAGGAATGGTATAATGGGAGACCAATCTACAGTGAGCTATCGCCTGTAAATAGTATTTCCGATGCACATTGTCTGGCTTGGGATCATGGTCATTGTAACCGTGGAGCAACGTGTAATTACTTGCATGTCAAACAACCAACACAAGGAATGAAGAAGTCTCTCTATGACTCACAATCAAAGAGTTATACACTAAAGAGATTggaaatgttgaaaaaacaGGTTCCAGGAGAAATTATATCTGGTGCAGGCAGCAATATGGCTAACGGCAATGAAGTTAATGTCAATAATATTAGCATAAGATCAACAACAGCATTTCTCGAACActtgttttaa